AGGAATGTTGAGATAATTTTTGCGGATTTATGTAACGTATACCGTCGCACCGAAAAATCAGGAATCGCTTATCGTTGATCTTTTGTTGTAACGGATAAAAATACGTCAGAGTCGTTCGCGATTCGAGCTCCgaagtacctacctaccatgGGCAAGAAAAACGTCAGCAATAATATCAGCTGAAAACCGGCCTGTATACACGAGTTTAACGCTTCATCCAGGaagtatatattgtataaaacCGCAATTTCTCTACTATACCGAAGAAACCTGAAATCCATTTTAATTTGAAACGAGCGTTGTACGGTGCGCATAAAAAATTTGGCTTCCAAAACCACTTCCGCAACAAAATTTCACACTACCTTGATCAACCTTTCGTGGTATCGCTCCCGATCCATATCTGATCGTAAAATACGATcaagcgaagaaaatttctccgcGGTACGATATAGCTTTTTATCGAGCGATACGTACGAAGTCGGGGATTTTTTCGATGACTTGAACCTTTTGCAATTGGAGTAATTAAAGCTCtaatactgacaatgagtaaatAGTGCGCGCGCTTCGGATtttaatgagaataaaattgcGGTAATGCAGATGACGCGATTGTATGTATGCCACGTTGTAATTTGAAAAGCACTTTGATGAGTTGCTTGCCCTATTCACCTGCAATTTCGCAACTCGCGGAGTTTAGCGTGGAGTTTTAAAATAAGCTGCATAACAAAGGAAGAACACGATGAAGAACCTATAAAGGTCAATTGAAAATAACGCGAAGGGGGCGCGTTCAGGAATGCGAGGATCGCCCCCCGGTCGCACTCGTTGCTAATATACAGTATAGCAGCAGCGCGGGTGTGTCAGAATGTTTCACGAATTGTTGCAGACCCGTTTCAGACTTATGAACgacgaatcgaacgacgacCGGCCTGCGTCACGGTTTTATCCTCACCTTTGGATCGAGCACCGATCTAGTCTTACCTTATTAACACGTACCATCTATAGAGCTCGGGGTCCCGCACGAAGCGGGGCGAAGGCCGCGACACGAGACCGCGGTTAAAAGTATGCACAATACACGAATAACTTCGGTACTCACGTACAACACGCATTATGCCAAGAGACCGGTACCTAGACCTACATACGAGAAATTCTTACGAAAGAAACATAAGGCGGATCAAGATTTATGATATACCAAATGCCGCGGGTTACCGCTGGAAGTTTAGCACCTTGACCAGACCACGTAGCACATGATCCTGAAGTCCGAACCCTGAAGTATGACGACGGGggtttattgtttttgttggaaaattgtatttcattGTTTCAGGCACCATCCGCGTCAAGGATGCGAGGAAACGGGCGACTGCTACTGTCCGTAGCTTCGATTCTGTTGTTGATCGATGCGTCCGAAGCGCAAACACCGCGTCTTGGGGGTGCGGTGAATATTTTCAGCAGATACGGATACCTTAGTATCAGCATGAGAGTTGTGCCAAGGAATGACACGGAGAATTGGATATTTCGCGAGCCGACCTTGGACGTATTTCGCAACCCGGCTCCGGCGCCTCCGCGTACTGAGGATAAAAACGCCGTTCTTAAGGGGGATTTTCACATGGAATTTTGTGACAATATAAGGCAACTTCTGCAGGCTTATTTCAGAGATTTCTCATTCGAGAGACTCGACAGGCCTTGGAGAGCATTTACCGCTAGTTGGTCCCGCGCAGCAATCGCTAGGCACCTGGGTATCAACGCATCTTTCGCTACGGGCGATCATTGTTACGTCCTTGTCCGCGTTGCTCGATTCAGGGAAAGCAAAAGAATCAACGGACCCGTAGATTCGCTTATCCTGGACGAAGCCATCGCTAGAGAAGTCGAAAATGTCACCGTTGGCGATTACAGCAGCGTTATCCGATTCGTCCGGAACTTTGGATCTCATTATATATCCTCATACGTTACGGGAAATTCCTTGTATCAGGTAAAAGTTTCAAACCGCCTAttctgaagttttttttttttttcatgcaagACAAAGAATGACGAGAGTGATTAATCCTTACGATTCTTTGTCTATACGCGATAACAGGTGTTCGTGTACACGCCGCAGGTGTATTCACGGATAAAAGAACGTCTGAAAGCTCGAGGTGTTGGTGAACTTTCGACATCGGAATTGAAcaatttcttttccccttgGTACGCGGAGCACATGGGTGCCATTCAATCGGCTAGTGGAAATCGATCGGTTGAGGCATGGGCGGTGGAACGACTTCGTGTACAATATTACATATTCACGTATGCAAGTTTGTTGAAACTTCACGGAGATGTACCTCTACTACGTCAGCTGGATTCCCTTCTTGGAAACGAGGCGCTTTTACAGCTTCAACTTCGCACCTTGGAACCGCTGTTCAAAAATCATCCAGCGCGGTTAGAATGGTTCCGTGAaataatcgacaattttttcaaactttgcgAAGTGAGCGTGTGACGAAACTTGCGCGGTAATTAGAAGATAATAATACATGATCAAATGAGGTGCAGACTAAAGAATACGGGAATaatgcgaaaaattctcgattcaATCCATCGAACGTTGTTGTAATTAATTGTTGATATTTTAATGCATCAACTTTAACAGAGTGCTCTTTCGCAACGTTC
The sequence above is a segment of the Athalia rosae chromosome 5, iyAthRosa1.1, whole genome shotgun sequence genome. Coding sequences within it:
- the LOC105690184 gene encoding torso-like protein is translated as MRGNGRLLLSVASILLLIDASEAQTPRLGGAVNIFSRYGYLSISMRVVPRNDTENWIFREPTLDVFRNPAPAPPRTEDKNAVLKGDFHMEFCDNIRQLLQAYFRDFSFERLDRPWRAFTASWSRAAIARHLGINASFATGDHCYVLVRVARFRESKRINGPVDSLILDEAIAREVENVTVGDYSSVIRFVRNFGSHYISSYVTGNSLYQVFVYTPQVYSRIKERLKARGVGELSTSELNNFFSPWYAEHMGAIQSASGNRSVEAWAVERLRVQYYIFTYASLLKLHGDVPLLRQLDSLLGNEALLQLQLRTLEPLFKNHPARLEWFREIIDNFFKLCEVSV